One window of the Streptomyces sp. NBC_00259 genome contains the following:
- a CDS encoding beta-ketoacyl-[acyl-carrier-protein] synthase family protein — MSWDITGLGAVASIGDDPRAVYDALCAGRSGLTDLHAFDEDKYRAKQAYEIDDRGPDGADRPLRATRWLETAVEQALTDAGLDTAADDVPVLVGTTLREQRSAELWWRDGAPLTVRDLHFGSALRDRFGTARSHTFANACAATLYTLGMATDMIELGLADTVVVAGTDSITESAFGTLDRVQNETPRALRPFDRARAGMLMGEGSVAVVVQRKGVARAGVHAVVRGVSMNCDAVHPTAPDPTTISWAIRDAHRRAGLKADEIDLVMLHGSGTQLNDSAEATAVSAVFEGAGAGPLLTAIKSMTGHTLGGSGLLSLVTAAFALRHGVVPPVRGLTDPIDEAAGLRLVRDRAATARLSTAQVNAFGFGGINAVAVLEKGDRP; from the coding sequence ATGAGCTGGGACATCACCGGCCTCGGGGCCGTGGCGAGCATCGGCGACGACCCGCGAGCCGTCTACGACGCGCTGTGCGCGGGCCGCAGCGGCCTGACCGACCTGCATGCCTTCGACGAGGACAAGTACCGCGCGAAGCAGGCGTACGAGATCGACGACCGCGGCCCGGACGGCGCCGACCGCCCGCTGCGCGCCACCCGATGGCTGGAGACCGCGGTCGAACAGGCCCTCACCGACGCCGGTCTGGACACCGCGGCCGACGACGTCCCCGTCCTCGTCGGGACGACGCTGCGGGAACAGCGCTCGGCCGAGCTGTGGTGGCGCGACGGCGCACCGCTGACCGTGCGGGACCTGCACTTCGGCAGCGCGCTGCGGGACCGGTTCGGCACGGCGCGGAGCCACACGTTCGCCAACGCCTGCGCCGCCACGCTGTACACGCTGGGCATGGCCACCGACATGATCGAGCTCGGACTGGCCGACACCGTGGTGGTGGCGGGCACCGACTCGATCACGGAGAGCGCCTTCGGGACGCTCGACCGCGTACAGAACGAGACGCCGCGCGCACTGCGGCCCTTCGACCGGGCCCGCGCGGGCATGCTGATGGGCGAGGGCTCGGTCGCCGTCGTCGTCCAGCGAAAGGGCGTCGCCCGCGCGGGAGTTCACGCCGTCGTCCGCGGCGTCAGCATGAACTGCGACGCCGTACACCCCACCGCCCCCGACCCGACGACCATCTCCTGGGCCATCAGGGACGCGCACCGGAGGGCCGGGCTCAAGGCCGACGAGATCGACCTGGTGATGCTGCACGGCAGCGGCACCCAGCTCAACGACTCGGCCGAGGCGACCGCGGTGTCCGCAGTCTTCGAAGGCGCCGGCGCCGGCCCCCTGCTCACCGCGATCAAGTCCATGACCGGACACACCCTGGGCGGCTCCGGACTGCTCAGCCTGGTCACCGCGGCGTTCGCCCTGCGACACGGCGTCGTCCCGCCCGTACGGGGCCTGACCGACCCGATCGACGAGGCGGCCGGACTGCGCCTGGTCCGCGACAGGGCCGCCACCGCACGGCTGTCCACCGCACAGGTCAACGCGTTCGGCTTCGGCGGCATCAACGCCGTGGCCGTCCTGGAGAAGGGGGACCGCCCGTGA
- a CDS encoding SDR family oxidoreductase, protein MITEIQGSWSLVLGVSSGFGRAVAKALAERGGNVIGVHFDTADGAEAAAKFADELRDTGVSAHFFNLNAASASTRREVVGQAVELAGDKGVRILLHSLAFGTLLPFAPSQDGPQDQETVNSRQLAMTLDVMANSLVYWTQDLLAAGLLRRGAKIYGMTSAGSTQVLDSYGPVSAAKAALEAHLRQLAAELAPRGIAANALRAGTTLTPALEKIPHSAAYAEVCRARNPHKRLTEPEDVAEAIVLLSMSDSSWLTGNVIGIDGGEILTA, encoded by the coding sequence ATGATCACGGAAATCCAGGGGTCCTGGTCCCTCGTCCTGGGCGTCTCCAGCGGCTTCGGCCGGGCCGTCGCCAAGGCGCTCGCGGAACGCGGCGGCAACGTCATCGGAGTGCACTTCGACACCGCCGACGGTGCGGAGGCCGCCGCCAAGTTCGCCGACGAACTCCGGGACACCGGAGTGTCCGCGCACTTCTTCAACCTCAACGCGGCCAGCGCGAGCACCCGCAGGGAGGTGGTCGGCCAGGCCGTCGAACTCGCCGGAGACAAGGGCGTCCGCATCCTGCTGCACTCGCTGGCGTTCGGCACACTGCTGCCGTTCGCGCCCTCGCAGGACGGCCCGCAGGACCAGGAGACGGTCAACTCCCGGCAGTTGGCGATGACCCTCGACGTCATGGCCAACAGCCTCGTCTACTGGACCCAGGACCTGCTCGCCGCAGGCCTGCTCCGGCGCGGCGCGAAGATCTACGGAATGACCAGTGCGGGCAGCACCCAGGTCCTGGACAGCTATGGTCCCGTCTCCGCCGCCAAGGCGGCCCTGGAGGCCCATCTGCGCCAGCTGGCCGCCGAACTGGCGCCACGCGGCATCGCGGCCAACGCCCTGCGTGCGGGCACCACGCTCACGCCCGCCCTGGAGAAGATCCCGCACAGCGCCGCGTACGCCGAGGTGTGCCGGGCCCGCAACCCGCACAAGCGGCTCACCGAGCCCGAGGACGTCGCCGAGGCGATCGTCCTGCTGTCGATGTCCGACTCGTCGTGGCTCACCGGCAACGTCATCGGCATCGACGGCGGCGAGATCCTCACCGCCTGA
- a CDS encoding acyl carrier protein: protein MSENTAVAVDTEELRSLVADALELPVEEVTDEAHFVDDLQVDSLMALEIVVNLEKKYGIKVAESDFKQVSTLLHVRALVDSKLK from the coding sequence ATGTCCGAGAACACCGCCGTCGCCGTCGACACCGAGGAACTGCGCTCGCTCGTCGCCGACGCCCTGGAACTACCTGTCGAAGAGGTCACCGACGAGGCGCACTTCGTCGACGACCTCCAGGTCGACTCGCTCATGGCCCTGGAGATCGTCGTCAACCTGGAGAAGAAGTACGGCATCAAGGTCGCCGAGTCCGACTTCAAGCAGGTCTCCACCCTGCTCCACGTGCGCGCGCTGGTCGACTCGAAGCTCAAGTAA
- a CDS encoding beta-ketoacyl synthase N-terminal-like domain-containing protein: MSALDILGVGVCLPGTDKPTEALSPAVTGTPGPGWLDVAAALPGRGYKRLPSACQYLLAATGNALADADGALSAVPAERRGVVVGTDNAGMALLDEQDRTIITQGADAIAPLTAPYFAMSLFASRLATEHRVNGFTLTVNSPRTAALDALGAGARALAADRADVLVVGATEESLPAGEPGADGSDTGAVALVCARAGGPPPASSYGTVRVRDAFLAPGARSGRALENAWRALTDDGDRPLQVDAIVDDSPVGEAVTAWLGNRGADLTLSPAGAGALTPMRHLAAALAARDGHDRIVVTAAAEGHVTFARLDASAHLSLNHPQQNGSR, translated from the coding sequence ATGAGCGCTCTCGACATCCTCGGGGTGGGCGTCTGCCTGCCCGGCACCGACAAGCCCACCGAGGCCCTGTCCCCGGCCGTCACCGGCACCCCCGGCCCCGGCTGGCTCGACGTGGCCGCCGCGCTGCCGGGCCGCGGCTACAAGCGGCTGCCCTCGGCCTGCCAGTACCTGCTCGCCGCCACCGGGAACGCTCTGGCGGACGCGGACGGAGCACTGTCCGCCGTCCCCGCGGAACGCCGTGGCGTCGTCGTGGGCACGGACAACGCCGGCATGGCCCTGCTGGACGAGCAGGACCGCACGATCATCACTCAGGGCGCGGACGCCATCGCCCCGCTGACCGCGCCGTACTTCGCGATGAGCCTGTTCGCGTCCCGGCTGGCCACGGAACACCGGGTCAACGGCTTCACGCTCACCGTCAACTCGCCGCGCACCGCCGCCCTGGACGCGCTCGGCGCCGGTGCCAGGGCACTGGCCGCCGACCGGGCCGACGTGCTCGTCGTCGGCGCGACCGAGGAATCGCTGCCCGCCGGCGAACCGGGCGCCGACGGCAGTGACACCGGAGCCGTCGCGCTGGTCTGCGCCCGCGCAGGCGGTCCGCCCCCGGCGTCCTCGTACGGCACCGTGCGGGTGCGCGACGCCTTCCTGGCGCCGGGCGCCCGTTCCGGCCGCGCGCTGGAGAACGCCTGGCGCGCCCTGACCGATGACGGGGACCGGCCCTTGCAGGTCGACGCGATCGTCGACGACTCGCCCGTCGGCGAGGCCGTCACGGCCTGGCTCGGCAACCGGGGCGCGGACCTCACCCTCTCCCCGGCCGGCGCCGGAGCGCTCACCCCGATGCGCCACCTCGCCGCCGCGCTCGCCGCCCGGGACGGCCACGACCGGATCGTCGTGACGGCCGCGGCGGAGGGCCACGTGACGTTCGCCCGGCTGGACGCCTCCGCGCACCTCTCCCTCAACCACCCCCAGCAGAACGGGAGCCGATAA
- a CDS encoding beta-ketoacyl-[acyl-carrier-protein] synthase family protein: MSHRGANGRRVVVTGLGAISCLGSGVPAFWQGLTSGGGAPRPVTDPDARMENRLMYLVPAADVPDGPERHAHVELAAGPRMAIAAAHEAVADAGLDEARRERLCVVLGVEMGNAGRHEARRAAEHGAPIRQGAGRWSPMTVTSAAVSAAIGATGGSTSVGNACAASGYAAAIAADMIRAGEADVVLTGGAEGPTRVGMGVFNRIGAADPVACRPFDTDRQGTLFGDGAAMLVLESAEHAEARGATPYAELSAAAFSCDAHHPTAPDPGGTQAVRGMRRALADAGLRPEDVGGVVPHGTGTPLNDVVESEALREVFGEHCDELPLFSLKAMIGHTAGVAGAFGVLTAALMLHHGRVPANAPVTAQDPRCAVWLPQDRPVPLSASAVLVNAYAFGGNNVSLVLSGVPGAGSARERQGTAGQAATARHAPAPQDTGTRGAAA; the protein is encoded by the coding sequence ATGAGCCATCGGGGAGCGAACGGCCGCCGGGTGGTCGTCACCGGTCTCGGGGCGATCTCCTGCCTGGGCTCGGGCGTGCCCGCCTTCTGGCAGGGCCTGACCTCAGGAGGGGGCGCACCCCGGCCCGTGACCGACCCGGACGCCCGTATGGAAAACCGGCTGATGTACCTGGTGCCCGCGGCCGACGTTCCCGACGGGCCCGAGCGGCACGCCCACGTGGAGCTCGCCGCGGGACCCCGCATGGCGATCGCCGCCGCCCATGAAGCGGTGGCGGACGCCGGGCTGGACGAGGCGCGGCGCGAACGGCTCTGTGTCGTCCTGGGCGTGGAGATGGGCAACGCCGGCCGGCACGAGGCCCGGCGGGCCGCCGAGCACGGCGCACCGATCCGTCAGGGCGCCGGCAGGTGGTCCCCGATGACGGTGACCTCCGCCGCGGTCTCGGCCGCCATCGGCGCCACCGGCGGCAGCACCAGCGTCGGCAACGCCTGTGCGGCCAGCGGCTACGCGGCGGCGATCGCGGCGGACATGATCCGGGCCGGTGAGGCGGACGTGGTCCTCACCGGCGGTGCGGAGGGCCCGACCCGCGTGGGCATGGGCGTGTTCAACCGCATCGGCGCGGCCGACCCGGTCGCCTGCCGGCCCTTCGACACCGACCGCCAGGGCACCCTCTTCGGCGACGGCGCGGCGATGCTGGTGCTGGAGTCGGCCGAGCACGCCGAGGCCCGTGGGGCCACGCCGTACGCGGAACTGTCCGCCGCCGCGTTCAGCTGCGACGCCCACCACCCCACCGCCCCCGACCCCGGCGGCACCCAGGCCGTGCGCGGCATGCGCCGGGCCCTGGCCGACGCGGGTCTACGGCCCGAGGACGTCGGGGGCGTGGTGCCGCACGGCACGGGCACCCCGCTCAACGACGTCGTGGAGAGCGAGGCGCTGCGCGAGGTGTTCGGCGAACACTGCGACGAACTCCCCCTGTTCAGCCTCAAAGCCATGATCGGGCACACGGCGGGAGTCGCCGGCGCGTTCGGCGTGCTCACGGCCGCGCTGATGCTGCACCACGGGCGCGTCCCGGCCAACGCGCCCGTCACCGCGCAGGACCCGCGCTGCGCGGTGTGGTTGCCGCAGGACCGGCCGGTGCCGCTGAGCGCGTCCGCCGTACTGGTCAACGCCTACGCATTCGGCGGCAACAACGTCTCGCTCGTCCTGTCGGGCGTGCCGGGGGCCGGATCCGCACGCGAACGCCAGGGCACGGCGGGACAGGCGGCCACCGCGCGTCACGCTCCCGCCCCCCAGGACACGGGCACGCGGGGAGCCGCCGCATGA
- the fabG gene encoding 3-oxoacyl-ACP reductase FabG, whose product MSDGVRPVALVTGGSRGIGRAVVTRLARDGFDVALCYRSDTGAAEQVAKEATALGARVLTQSLDVADPAAARAFVSRTEEDLGPLDAVVTSAGIVRDNPLVLMDDDQWRDVISTNLDGTYTICRASVFSFMKRRTGTIVTMSSVAGVHGNATQSNYAASKAGIIGFSRSLAREVGKYGIRVNSVAPGLIETDMTADMSDAVKKQILGKVPLGRFGAADEVADLVSFLVSPRAAYISGQVLGIDGGLVV is encoded by the coding sequence ATGTCAGACGGCGTACGACCGGTCGCCCTCGTCACCGGCGGCTCCCGCGGCATAGGACGGGCCGTGGTCACCCGCCTCGCCCGCGACGGCTTCGACGTGGCGCTCTGCTACCGCTCCGACACCGGCGCGGCCGAGCAGGTCGCCAAGGAGGCCACCGCGCTCGGCGCACGGGTCCTCACCCAGTCGCTGGACGTCGCGGACCCGGCCGCGGCCCGCGCGTTCGTCAGCCGGACCGAGGAGGACCTCGGCCCGCTGGACGCCGTGGTCACCAGCGCCGGCATCGTGCGCGACAACCCGCTGGTCCTGATGGACGACGACCAGTGGCGCGACGTCATCTCCACCAACCTCGACGGCACCTACACCATCTGCCGTGCCTCGGTCTTCTCCTTCATGAAGCGGCGCACCGGCACCATCGTGACCATGTCGTCCGTCGCGGGCGTGCACGGCAACGCCACCCAGAGCAACTACGCGGCGTCCAAGGCCGGCATCATCGGCTTCTCCCGCTCGCTCGCCAGAGAGGTCGGCAAGTACGGCATCCGCGTCAACTCCGTCGCGCCCGGCCTCATCGAGACCGACATGACGGCCGACATGTCCGACGCCGTCAAGAAGCAGATCCTGGGCAAGGTCCCACTGGGCCGCTTCGGGGCCGCCGACGAGGTCGCCGACCTGGTCTCCTTCCTGGTGTCGCCGCGGGCCGCGTACATCAGCGGCCAGGTGCTCGGCATCGACGGAGGTCTGGTGGTGTGA
- a CDS encoding beta-ketoacyl synthase N-terminal-like domain-containing protein, producing MRPETVRTVPRAPARQTVVAVAGLGVRLPGAAGPSGLLAPSGLHRFAHEAPEHAHALAAATDALAAASARTPGTPGASGAPGAGGSTATVWASSTAGLAAYAQTCADIPEFGPGRVSPRRTAHSAFTAPVTAVSVRLGLDGPYLNVTGEQDAGAHAVTEAVRMLTWGRCERVVVGGSAETSAWRSCPGGDPAEGALCAVLQRHAPDGGGATVRPLLRTRTARNGIDAFVRSCLERLDGPPDHLVLSAPATDTRTAGALALLCAAPLLRVEERFGDLGAAGGVAALVTAVALTAAPGSSVEQPGPRVLALALGSGNAVAVEVTSRRKGPR from the coding sequence ATGAGGCCTGAGACCGTACGCACCGTCCCGCGCGCCCCCGCGCGGCAGACCGTGGTGGCTGTGGCCGGGCTGGGCGTCCGGCTTCCGGGTGCGGCAGGACCGTCCGGTCTGCTCGCCCCGTCCGGCCTCCACCGCTTCGCGCACGAGGCACCGGAGCACGCGCACGCGCTCGCCGCCGCCACAGACGCCCTGGCGGCCGCGTCCGCCCGCACACCCGGCACACCCGGTGCATCCGGGGCGCCGGGCGCGGGCGGCAGCACCGCCACCGTGTGGGCCTCGTCCACCGCGGGCCTGGCCGCCTACGCCCAGACCTGCGCCGACATACCGGAGTTCGGGCCGGGACGGGTCTCCCCACGGCGCACCGCGCACTCCGCGTTCACCGCGCCCGTGACGGCGGTGTCCGTGCGCCTCGGCCTCGACGGGCCGTACCTGAACGTGACCGGGGAGCAGGACGCGGGCGCCCACGCCGTCACCGAAGCCGTACGGATGCTGACGTGGGGCCGGTGCGAGCGCGTCGTGGTCGGAGGCTCGGCGGAGACGTCCGCGTGGCGGTCCTGCCCCGGCGGCGACCCGGCGGAGGGCGCGTTGTGCGCGGTGCTCCAGCGGCACGCGCCGGACGGCGGGGGAGCGACCGTCCGGCCGCTCCTCAGGACCCGTACGGCCCGAAACGGCATCGACGCCTTCGTCCGCTCCTGCCTGGAACGGCTGGACGGGCCGCCGGACCACCTGGTCCTGTCCGCGCCCGCGACGGACACCCGCACCGCGGGCGCCCTGGCCCTGCTGTGTGCCGCGCCGCTGCTGCGCGTCGAGGAGCGGTTCGGCGACCTGGGGGCCGCCGGTGGCGTCGCCGCGCTGGTCACCGCGGTCGCCCTGACGGCGGCCCCCGGCAGCTCTGTGGAACAACCGGGCCCGCGCGTCCTCGCGTTGGCCCTCGGCAGCGGCAACGCCGTCGCCGTGGAAGTGACGTCCCGAAGGAAAGGTCCGCGATGA
- a CDS encoding class I adenylate-forming enzyme family protein, whose amino-acid sequence MKLVELLVGKHVSAGVGDRVSHVDPDIGEVTYAQLHDAVVGYAGALRERGIPAGARALVVADDSVATTAAILGLWWHGCVPVPVSPALSDPELRFMAADCEAAFAHFDVPNAARRELGADIDQLPRTTGDEVRTIFMSDTESQAYAPAAAAEEADWAAGQPALIQYTSGSTGSPKGVLHAATGIEAVAASVGSLLGLGPDDVVLSTAKVSFGYGFGNSVILPLAAGARTVVLRGGVDAHAVHSALHRHRPTVLFSVPRMYVALLALAASHGTEATASLRLAATAGEHCPAALAERVRETFGVPLVNGLGATEALHFVVATPPAAITAGATGLPVPGATATVRGEDGEPVPEGTEGRLHVAGPSVALGYLNRTEATRRTFADRGVYTGDIVRRDDAGELWYLCRADDLLNMGGYKVAPGEIEAVVREAEEVAECAVVAVSDENGLDQAVAYAVPVPGADPSVVRKAILALLRTRLAAFKRPARVEVIDVLPTTSTGKLARNRLRESAGREAVADR is encoded by the coding sequence ATGAAACTGGTGGAACTACTGGTGGGCAAGCACGTGTCGGCAGGCGTGGGGGACCGCGTCAGCCATGTGGACCCCGATATCGGCGAGGTGACCTACGCGCAGCTCCACGACGCCGTGGTCGGCTACGCGGGGGCCCTGCGCGAGCGCGGGATTCCCGCGGGCGCCCGGGCGCTGGTGGTGGCCGACGACTCGGTGGCGACCACCGCCGCGATCCTGGGCCTGTGGTGGCACGGCTGTGTGCCCGTGCCGGTCAGCCCCGCGCTGTCCGACCCCGAACTGCGTTTCATGGCCGCCGACTGCGAGGCCGCCTTCGCACACTTCGACGTACCGAACGCCGCCCGGCGGGAGTTGGGCGCGGACATCGACCAGCTGCCGCGCACCACGGGCGACGAGGTCCGCACGATCTTCATGAGCGACACCGAGTCCCAGGCGTACGCCCCCGCAGCGGCGGCCGAGGAGGCCGACTGGGCCGCCGGGCAGCCCGCTCTGATCCAGTACACCTCGGGCAGCACCGGATCGCCCAAGGGCGTGCTGCACGCCGCCACCGGCATCGAGGCCGTCGCCGCTTCGGTCGGCTCACTGCTCGGGCTCGGCCCCGACGACGTGGTGCTCTCCACCGCCAAGGTGTCCTTCGGGTACGGCTTCGGGAACTCCGTCATCCTGCCGCTCGCCGCCGGCGCCCGCACCGTGGTGCTGCGCGGCGGCGTCGACGCGCACGCGGTCCACAGCGCGCTACACCGCCACCGGCCGACCGTGCTGTTCTCCGTGCCCAGGATGTACGTCGCCCTGCTCGCCCTGGCCGCGAGCCACGGCACCGAGGCGACCGCCTCGCTGCGGCTTGCCGCCACCGCGGGTGAACACTGCCCGGCCGCGCTCGCGGAACGGGTGCGCGAGACGTTCGGCGTGCCGCTCGTCAACGGCCTGGGCGCCACCGAGGCCCTGCACTTCGTCGTCGCCACCCCGCCCGCGGCCATCACCGCGGGGGCCACGGGCCTCCCGGTCCCGGGCGCCACCGCGACCGTCAGGGGCGAGGACGGCGAACCGGTCCCCGAAGGAACCGAGGGCAGGCTGCACGTGGCCGGGCCCTCCGTGGCGCTCGGCTACCTCAACCGGACCGAGGCCACCCGCCGCACCTTCGCCGACCGGGGCGTGTACACCGGCGACATCGTCCGCCGCGACGACGCGGGCGAGCTCTGGTATCTGTGCCGCGCCGACGACCTGCTGAACATGGGCGGCTACAAGGTGGCCCCCGGCGAGATCGAGGCGGTCGTGCGCGAGGCCGAAGAGGTGGCGGAGTGCGCGGTCGTGGCCGTGAGCGACGAGAACGGGCTCGACCAGGCGGTGGCCTACGCCGTCCCCGTGCCGGGCGCCGACCCCAGCGTCGTCCGCAAGGCGATCCTCGCCCTTCTCCGCACCCGTCTGGCGGCCTTCAAGCGCCCGGCCAGGGTCGAGGTGATCGACGTACTGCCCACCACGTCCACGGGAAAGCTCGCCCGCAACCGGTTGCGGGAGTCGGCGGGCCGGGAAGCAGTGGCCGACCGATGA
- a CDS encoding beta-ketoacyl synthase N-terminal-like domain-containing protein — MTARHEAGSAKAVVIAGVGIAIPGLTEAADLLRPDAPVGGFDPATGLKGRTMRHKDRASRLALRAVGPALRQAGLLSDDGETYTGPGDTTAVVISSNLGNLDSVCDFVDTITEHTVTGLSPLGLPHTSSNVIAGWIAIRYGMRGPNLTVCNGATSGADALYWARNLLAARRAETVVVIGVEPHTEPAARLLEDGSGRGVLDGAAALVLESAERAAERGARPLATLSRSVRAADSATALAQALHEGAPAPGLWLGAAEDAGAACAVDLTTRLGHCSGALGVVQAAAGVAHLAAGGPGPVLATSGGGETDDAAAALVLTGAGEAA, encoded by the coding sequence GTGACCGCGCGCCACGAAGCGGGTTCGGCGAAAGCCGTCGTGATCGCCGGGGTCGGCATCGCCATCCCCGGCCTGACGGAAGCCGCCGACCTTCTCCGCCCGGACGCCCCCGTCGGGGGGTTCGACCCGGCCACCGGCCTCAAGGGCAGGACGATGCGGCACAAGGACCGTGCCTCGCGCCTCGCTCTGCGCGCCGTCGGCCCCGCACTGCGCCAGGCCGGCCTGCTGTCCGACGACGGTGAGACGTACACCGGACCGGGCGACACCACGGCCGTGGTGATCTCCTCCAACCTGGGCAACCTCGACAGCGTCTGCGACTTCGTCGACACCATCACCGAGCACACGGTCACCGGACTGAGCCCGCTCGGCCTGCCGCACACCTCGTCCAATGTGATCGCGGGCTGGATCGCCATCCGGTACGGGATGCGCGGGCCCAACCTCACCGTGTGCAACGGGGCGACGAGCGGGGCCGACGCGCTCTACTGGGCGCGCAACCTGCTCGCCGCGCGCAGGGCCGAGACGGTCGTCGTCATCGGGGTCGAGCCGCACACCGAGCCCGCCGCCAGGCTGCTGGAGGACGGCTCGGGCCGCGGCGTGCTCGACGGGGCGGCGGCACTGGTCCTGGAGTCCGCCGAGCGGGCCGCCGAACGCGGCGCCCGCCCCTTGGCCACGCTGTCCCGCAGCGTGCGGGCCGCCGACTCCGCCACGGCGCTCGCCCAGGCGCTGCACGAGGGCGCGCCCGCCCCGGGACTGTGGCTCGGCGCGGCCGAGGACGCCGGAGCGGCCTGTGCGGTGGACCTCACCACGCGGCTCGGCCACTGCTCGGGAGCGCTCGGCGTCGTCCAGGCCGCGGCGGGCGTCGCCCACCTCGCCGCGGGCGGCCCCGGCCCCGTACTGGCCACCAGCGGCGGGGGAGAGACGGACGACGCGGCTGCCGCACTGGTGCTGACCGGAGCCGGTGAGGCGGCATGA
- a CDS encoding alpha/beta hydrolase translates to MSGLSGTSRRTRRGAALLAAPLDALRTAYTAFHPPGPERRRRPEQFGLRVQEVAIPAGRSGRTLAGWLCRGERTDRVVLLGHGLGLDKSRSLPYARCLHRAGHTVLLFDYRNHGDSFQDRGFAGFGRKFGQDTVTAARYVSTLPEYAGARLVLYGFSLSSFAMLRALQTLHPLVDAVVCDSGPACDPPAISPNLLREGLLPLPERTRGATAAAVAERSFELFNHLTIGGADWPPAPAAPGYATTPMLFIGGGADTVVPADEILKLARRYPHAQTLVLPDARHLRGLWADKERYLSTVLDFLDRACARTGNDPGAVADPTRTVHR, encoded by the coding sequence GTGAGCGGCCTCAGCGGTACGAGCCGCCGCACGCGCCGCGGCGCCGCGCTGCTCGCCGCGCCCCTCGACGCCCTGCGCACCGCGTACACCGCGTTCCATCCGCCCGGGCCCGAACGCCGCCGCCGGCCCGAGCAGTTCGGGCTCAGGGTGCAGGAGGTGGCCATCCCCGCGGGCAGGAGCGGCCGGACGCTCGCCGGCTGGCTCTGCCGGGGCGAGCGTACGGACCGCGTGGTGCTGCTCGGCCACGGGCTCGGTCTGGACAAGTCCCGCAGCCTGCCCTACGCCCGTTGTCTGCACCGGGCCGGACACACGGTGCTGCTGTTCGACTACCGCAACCACGGCGACAGCTTCCAGGACCGCGGGTTCGCCGGCTTCGGCAGGAAGTTCGGGCAGGACACCGTCACCGCTGCCCGGTACGTGAGCACCCTGCCGGAGTACGCCGGCGCACGGCTCGTGCTGTACGGCTTCTCGCTCTCCTCGTTCGCGATGCTGCGCGCGCTGCAGACGCTGCACCCGCTCGTCGACGCGGTGGTCTGCGACAGCGGGCCCGCCTGCGACCCCCCGGCGATCTCTCCCAACCTGCTGCGCGAGGGCCTGCTTCCGCTGCCCGAGCGGACCCGCGGCGCAACGGCCGCGGCGGTCGCCGAGCGGTCCTTCGAGCTGTTCAACCACCTCACCATCGGCGGCGCCGACTGGCCACCCGCCCCGGCCGCGCCCGGATACGCCACCACCCCGATGCTGTTCATCGGCGGCGGCGCGGACACCGTCGTACCCGCCGACGAGATCCTGAAGCTGGCCCGCCGCTACCCGCACGCCCAGACCCTCGTGCTCCCCGACGCCCGCCACCTGCGCGGCCTGTGGGCCGACAAGGAGCGCTACCTCTCGACCGTCCTGGACTTCCTGGACCGTGCCTGCGCCCGGACCGGGAACGACCCGGGGGCGGTCGCCGATCCGACCAGGACGGTGCACCGATGA